Genomic segment of Eubacterium sp. 1001713B170207_170306_E7:
ATAAAACAGATACGGATAAAATAAATTTGATCCGTCACTTTTCATCCATTGCGCATAAATATCATATTGATTTGGAAGTGTGTACGGACAGACAAAGACCGGAAGGTGTTAAAAGGGCTTGTTGTGTCGATAAGGCAATTTTTGAAAGAGTCAGAGGATATCCTCTAAGTTTAAAAAAAGATCCGGGGCAGAGGTCTGAATGCAGATGTATGGAAAGTATTGATATCGGAATGTACGATACCTGCGGTAATGGATGCCGGTATTGTTATGCGAACCACAGCAGAGGAAGGTTACTGTACCATCAAAAATGCCATTTTCCGGATAGTCCATTGATCATTGGAAAGGTGGAAGAAGATGATATCATTAAGGAGAGAACCGTATCTTCGGATAGAGAAAATCAACTGAGATTTTTGATAGAATAAAAGCCGCTGCACGCAAACTGCGCAGCGGCTTTTTAATTTGGTGTTTTTATCATCTGGTGAATGTAAATCAGTAGTAAAATTGAAAGCACAAACTCAGGGGTGAACTTTTTAATTAAAGCATTTAAACGAAAAAGAGGCATGTCCTGCCTTGCACCTACAAACAAAACATAAAAAGTGATAAAATCAAGAATAGTTGTTGGCTTATAATCGATAGGACAATCTTTAAAGGCGTCTTTAATGGTGCCCTCTTTTTTTATCAATGATAGATTCGCTTTGGTCAAAGCATTCAAGGCATTGAGTAAGACTGGCAGAAATTGATCCATGGTGTAGTATTCCATCCTTTTTACACCAAGGGATTTTCCGGCAATTTCTAATAATATCATCAGAAGCGGTTCATCCTCTGGATAGTTAGTAGTTCGAATGATGGCGTTGATGGCGGCCAGAATTGACGGCTTATCCGAGTCAACAGGAATGCTGAGCAGATGCGCTACTTTTTCGCGGGAGATTTTATCCTGAAGCGGTGTTCCGATAAAATGGTCAAGCCGGTCATAAAGCTTTCGCTGACGGCTCATATCAAAATAGTAGAATTTTCCTTTTGCGGCTTTAAGTGTTTTTAGACAGTCGAGGTGTCCCATTGTAATATTGTTTAAAATCGTTTTTTGATCAAATTCAAGTGTCATGCCAAGATATTCGGAGTTATTGATGACCTTGAGGTTGATATCCTTATTTTTGATTTTTTGTTTAACACCAAGAGCAGGGAATTCGACTGAGATAATATCGTTATAGCCGTTTTCAGCCATAAAATTGATGGGGACATTGTCATAAAAGCCACCGTCAAGATAGGTGGTGCCGTCGATTTCCTGTTTCTGAAAAACAGGAAAGGCGGCGCTGGCAAGTAAGTAGTCAAGCAATTTTCCTTCAGGAATATCCTCGATCATCATTTTAATGGGGGAGAGTGTATTCAGGCGTACGGTTACAAGCCCCAGGCGTACCGGCGACTTGCGAATAGCCTCCTCCGATATAAGCTTTTGAAGATTTTCGCGCAGCGGTGTTATATCAAAGCCGCCATGAAATAAATCATTCAAAAAAGACAATCTGAAAAAGTCAAAACTGGTTTTAGACCATTGCTCAACATATTTATTGGTCATGCGTGTGTTAAGGTTGAGGACCTGGTTAATGGTCAGGTTTGACCAGAAGTCAAGTGCCTTGTCAAAGTCGTTTTGGGCGATAACAGCGGCGTTTAAAGCACCTACAGAGGTTCCGATAACACAGGGGGTTTGGATATCCATCTCGCGAAGCGCCTGCCATACGCCAATCTCAAAGGCACCTTTTGTTCCGCCGCCGCTAAGGACTAAACCATATTCTTTCATTTAAGTTCTCCTATATTAACTATAAAAAAGGGTATCGGGTGGTATTGGTATACAGGCTGTCCGTAATCCGGTTGATCAGGCTGTGTCCCTGAAAAACAGCCAGCCCGATGAAGGGAAGGACAAAGATCATGACAATACCAAGCGCGCCAAAAATAATGCCCAGAATGGCAAATGAGGCGGATAAATTCTCCTTTTTTAATTCCTGATAAGACAGAATACCAAAAATAATGGCACAAACGCCGATCCAAAAGCCCCCGCCGGCGAAGCTGGAGAGCATGGAAAGAATACCAAGGCAAAATGACAGGATCGCCCGAGGGTTTTGAGAACAGGGTTTTGTCCGTGGCAGATCCGTAAAATTTGGAGTCTTATCTCTTAAAGAAAACCAGAAAAACGGAATGGTCACTGGAAAAATAATACTCAGCACCAAATAGAGCGTTGCGTT
This window contains:
- a CDS encoding patatin-like phospholipase family protein, translating into MKEYGLVLSGGGTKGAFEIGVWQALREMDIQTPCVIGTSVGALNAAVIAQNDFDKALDFWSNLTINQVLNLNTRMTNKYVEQWSKTSFDFFRLSFLNDLFHGGFDITPLRENLQKLISEEAIRKSPVRLGLVTVRLNTLSPIKMMIEDIPEGKLLDYLLASAAFPVFQKQEIDGTTYLDGGFYDNVPINFMAENGYNDIISVEFPALGVKQKIKNKDINLKVINNSEYLGMTLEFDQKTILNNITMGHLDCLKTLKAAKGKFYYFDMSRQRKLYDRLDHFIGTPLQDKISREKVAHLLSIPVDSDKPSILAAINAIIRTTNYPEDEPLLMILLEIAGKSLGVKRMEYYTMDQFLPVLLNALNALTKANLSLIKKEGTIKDAFKDCPIDYKPTTILDFITFYVLFVGARQDMPLFRLNALIKKFTPEFVLSILLLIYIHQMIKTPN